One Williamwhitmania taraxaci genomic region harbors:
- a CDS encoding InlB B-repeat-containing protein, producing CTNPWNFTSDLVTANTTLYAKWNINSYTVTFDSQGGSAVASKATNYNTTISAPSNPTRTGYTFGGWYKETACTNAWNFTTDKITLNTTLYAKWTINTFTITFNTQSGSSIANATVNYNATVIRPADPTLTGYTFGGWYKDAACTNAWNFTSDKVTANTTLYAKWNINSYTVTFNSQGGDIIANINANYNTTITIPVAPTRMGYTFNGWYKETACTNAWNFATDKITANTTLFAKWTINTYTVTFNSDGGTPVSSITTNYFTKIGEPTPPSKAGYTFDGWYQNLSDAFSFNFSLYFITSNLTLTAKWTPITYGVSFYSEGISINYRGVEYNTTITNKPEDPTRTGYIFNGWYKEATFINLWNFATDKVMSTMSLYAKWTALTYKVSYDSQGGTTVPAITVNHGTKISEPTPPTRKGYTLKGWYNQPTNGFIFFFDYTQVTADITLYAHWMLNTYTITFDSKGGTSVNSQTAEYNSTIYAPTNPTRAGYTFDGWFKEEALTSAWNFATDVVSDNATLYAKWNAVVYTVIFNSQGGSSVSNMNANHGTLLTRPADPTRTGYTFAGWYIDASCTTAWNFATDVVTKATMLYAKWNINTYTVSFNSQGGSIIADVTCDYNNTIAEPIAPTRTGYTFAGWYKEYNYITAWNFATDLVSNNTTLYAKWSINIYTVNFDSQGGNAIASISATYNTTISAPTPPTKTGYKFAGWYKETACTNAWLFATDLVTVNMSLYAKWDLSNSINSTSTEDFRLYPNPADDFVTLEGSNMKQASIFNLMGTMIMQLDIKGNDTTTINVSKLMSGNYFIYVKTNDGRVRILKMLKL from the coding sequence TTGCACAAACCCTTGGAACTTTACATCCGATTTAGTTACCGCAAACACCACCCTTTACGCCAAATGGAATATCAACAGTTATACGGTTACATTCGATTCGCAGGGGGGTAGTGCAGTAGCATCAAAAGCAACAAATTACAATACAACAATCTCTGCTCCATCCAACCCAACCCGCACCGGATACACCTTTGGTGGATGGTACAAGGAAACTGCGTGCACCAATGCTTGGAACTTTACAACAGACAAAATAACATTAAACACAACGCTATACGCTAAGTGGACAATCAACACCTTTACCATTACATTCAACACCCAGAGTGGAAGCTCAATTGCAAATGCTACGGTAAACTATAATGCTACGGTTATCCGCCCAGCCGACCCAACCCTCACCGGATACACCTTTGGTGGATGGTACAAGGATGCTGCTTGCACGAATGCTTGGAATTTTACCTCCGACAAGGTAACTGCAAACACAACGCTATACGCTAAGTGGAATATTAACAGCTATACGGTTACGTTCAATTCGCAGGGGGGCGATATTATCGCCAATATCAATGCAAACTACAATACGACTATAACAATACCAGTTGCGCCAACCCGCATGGGCTACACATTTAACGGTTGGTACAAGGAAACAGCATGCACCAATGCTTGGAACTTTGCAACCGATAAGATAACTGCAAACACAACGCTATTTGCCAAGTGGACGATAAACACCTACACCGTTACGTTTAACTCCGATGGAGGCACACCTGTTTCGAGCATCACTACCAATTACTTCACAAAAATAGGCGAGCCAACGCCTCCTTCTAAAGCGGGTTATACGTTCGATGGATGGTACCAGAATTTATCGGATGCCTTCAGCTTCAATTTCAGCTTATACTTTATAACAAGCAACCTGACTCTTACCGCCAAGTGGACTCCTATCACCTACGGCGTTAGTTTCTACTCTGAGGGAATTTCAATAAACTACCGTGGGGTAGAGTATAACACTACCATTACAAATAAACCTGAAGACCCAACAAGAACGGGCTACATTTTTAACGGCTGGTATAAGGAGGCAACTTTCATTAACCTTTGGAACTTCGCTACTGATAAGGTAATGTCAACCATGTCGCTCTATGCAAAGTGGACAGCATTAACATATAAGGTTAGTTACGATTCGCAAGGAGGCACAACTGTACCCGCAATTACGGTAAACCATGGTACCAAGATATCAGAGCCAACACCTCCCACACGAAAGGGATATACCCTAAAGGGATGGTACAATCAACCTACCAATGGCTTTATCTTCTTTTTCGATTACACCCAAGTAACTGCAGATATTACCCTATACGCACACTGGATGCTAAACACCTATACTATCACGTTTGATTCAAAGGGAGGCACATCGGTCAATAGCCAAACGGCCGAATACAACTCAACCATCTACGCTCCCACAAATCCAACACGTGCAGGTTATACGTTTGATGGTTGGTTTAAGGAAGAGGCGCTAACATCGGCTTGGAACTTTGCAACGGATGTTGTATCGGATAATGCGACTCTTTATGCTAAATGGAATGCGGTTGTATACACTGTAATATTCAATTCACAAGGAGGCAGTTCAGTTAGCAATATGAATGCAAACCATGGCACACTGCTGACCCGTCCAGCAGATCCAACCCGCACTGGATATACCTTTGCTGGTTGGTATATAGATGCAAGCTGCACCACCGCTTGGAACTTCGCAACTGATGTGGTAACTAAGGCAACAATGCTCTATGCTAAATGGAATATAAACACCTACACCGTAAGTTTTAACTCTCAGGGAGGCAGTATCATTGCTGATGTTACTTGTGATTATAACAATACAATAGCTGAGCCTATAGCACCAACGAGAACCGGTTATACTTTTGCAGGATGGTACAAAGAATACAACTATATTACTGCTTGGAATTTCGCTACAGATCTTGTATCCAACAATACAACGCTTTATGCCAAGTGGTCTATAAATATCTACACCGTTAACTTCGATTCTCAGGGAGGTAATGCAATTGCAAGCATAAGTGCTACCTACAACACAACAATTTCAGCACCAACACCTCCTACCAAAACCGGTTACAAATTTGCGGGTTGGTATAAGGAAACTGCTTGCACCAACGCCTGGCTGTTTGCGACGGATTTAGTAACAGTAAATATGTCACTTTATGCTAAGTGGGATTTGAGTAATTCCATAAACTCCACATCTACCGAAGATTTTAGGCTATATCCGAATCCAGCGGATGATTTTGTAACGTTGGAGGGAAGCAATATGAAACAAGCCTCAATTTTCAACCTTATGGGAACAATGATTATGCAACTAGACATAAAAGGAAACGACACCACGACTATTAATGTAAGTAAATTAATGTCTGGTAACTACTTCATTTATGTAAAAACGAATGATGGCAGAGTTAGAATACTTAAGATGCTAAAATTATAA
- a CDS encoding aspartate/glutamate racemase family protein: MKTIGLIGGMSWESSVEYYRIINQTTKEQLGGLHSAPIVMYSVEFDEIVKLQHEGKWDELTAIMMDAAQRLERAGAELIVICTNTMHKMAAEVENATALPLLHIADATAVQIKAKQLKTVALLGTKFTMEQDFYKGRLAEKHGLNVIIPTTEDREIVHSIIYNELCQGTILESSKNEYLRIIQDLVNRGAEGIILGCTEIPLLVKQTDVAVPIFDTTTIHAQEAVRMALSI; this comes from the coding sequence ATGAAAACAATCGGACTAATAGGCGGTATGAGCTGGGAATCGTCGGTGGAATACTACCGCATTATAAATCAAACCACAAAAGAGCAGCTGGGTGGATTGCATTCGGCACCAATCGTAATGTATTCGGTGGAATTTGATGAAATTGTAAAGTTGCAGCACGAAGGCAAGTGGGACGAACTTACAGCCATTATGATGGATGCGGCACAACGCCTCGAGCGGGCCGGAGCCGAGCTGATTGTTATTTGCACCAACACCATGCACAAGATGGCCGCAGAGGTCGAAAACGCAACCGCCCTACCCCTGCTCCATATTGCCGATGCAACGGCTGTGCAAATCAAGGCGAAGCAGTTAAAAACGGTAGCGCTGCTCGGCACAAAGTTTACCATGGAGCAGGATTTTTATAAAGGAAGACTTGCCGAAAAACATGGATTGAACGTGATTATTCCAACCACCGAGGATAGGGAAATTGTTCACAGCATCATTTACAACGAGCTGTGCCAGGGCACAATTCTCGAAAGTTCAAAGAATGAATATTTGCGCATCATTCAAGATTTAGTGAACCGCGGAGCCGAAGGAATAATACTAGGATGCACTGAGATACCACTCCTCGTTAAGCAGACCGATGTGGCCGTTCCAATTTTCGATACCACTACCATCCATGCGCAGGAAGCAGTAAGAATGGCACTTTCCATTTAA
- a CDS encoding patatin-like phospholipase family protein, giving the protein MDELNRKTTNNIDVCASTPLVLEGGGFRGMYTAGILDRFLEHRMNFGYAIGVSAGAAYAVSYVSRQHGRNLEVNRRFTADPRYFGFMNFIRKRTFFDWEFIYKEVPQKHVLFDYDAFRDSSTRLRIGITNCATGAAEFRDGNGLSPDGFKALLSASSALPFIAQKITIDNQYYMDGGISESIPLDQAFADGYSRAVVILTRNAGYRKSPSRFTRLVRATYRNYPHLVEALATRAERYNAMLDRLDALEIEGRVFIIRPQEPPTVSRTENNPEKLEALYYTAQREFDQMLPKLKAWIGNGI; this is encoded by the coding sequence ATGGACGAATTAAATCGGAAAACCACCAATAATATTGATGTTTGTGCATCCACTCCTTTGGTTTTGGAGGGCGGTGGTTTTAGGGGTATGTATACTGCCGGGATACTGGATCGCTTTCTGGAGCATCGGATGAATTTTGGATATGCCATAGGTGTATCGGCTGGGGCGGCTTACGCCGTTTCCTATGTGTCGCGCCAGCACGGACGAAACCTAGAGGTTAATCGACGGTTTACCGCCGATCCACGCTACTTTGGGTTTATGAACTTTATCCGAAAACGCACTTTCTTCGATTGGGAATTTATATACAAGGAGGTGCCCCAGAAGCATGTGCTATTTGATTACGATGCATTTCGGGATTCTTCCACTCGACTAAGGATTGGAATAACCAACTGCGCCACCGGGGCTGCGGAATTTCGTGATGGAAACGGACTCTCACCCGATGGTTTCAAGGCGTTGCTTTCGGCCTCCTCTGCATTGCCATTTATTGCCCAAAAGATTACCATCGACAATCAATACTATATGGATGGGGGTATTTCGGAATCAATCCCGCTCGATCAGGCTTTTGCCGATGGCTACAGTAGGGCCGTGGTAATACTTACTCGAAATGCAGGCTACAGGAAAAGTCCATCGCGCTTTACTAGACTTGTAAGGGCAACCTATCGAAACTATCCTCACCTGGTGGAGGCGCTGGCTACCCGCGCCGAAAGGTATAACGCCATGCTCGATAGGTTGGATGCGCTCGAAATTGAAGGACGAGTTTTTATTATTCGCCCGCAGGAACCACCTACTGTTTCACGAACCGAGAATAATCCCGAAAAGTTGGAGGCACTCTACTATACAGCCCAGCGTGAGTTTGATCAGATGCTTCCCAAACTGAAAGCCTGGATTGGAAATGGTATTTAG
- a CDS encoding tetratricopeptide repeat protein, whose protein sequence is MIQRLLAISLLLLVSANLSAQPVSDFLKQQLQITPHKKQLSLLLEISLKERLSGSMDTAICYAEAAFELAESMDSLHRMGTALNSLGACYSRKGLVKLALDNYSQALEIQEKLDDQKGLQISYNGMGVLFLNNGNSDKALNFLHKGLEISKKIKDSVMVAMQLYNIGLISYSSEEYDNALAKFEEALRYGKTPKAKRTVAYIMGTQGSILSEKQFYKTALSFFERSQKLMLELNESIGISSNYQSMGKVYLQLKDYPKALQMNKEALKIREKSGYTIGMINSYNNLSTILIDMGNYSEARIYAIKAYDLSTRLQQGDSKVTAIENLFYIESQEGNCKKALNYYHQMAQLKDSLSTEKTTRNRIQIELNYDFDRKLKLRKLEQEQKDMLTAERIKNEKQLSYILVGLEFLSIAFALFFLLNSRRRRRDNLRLMRQQEEILNQKQKLEMQHHHALIQQKEINDSICYAQRIQNALFPQSTPCKTFPGAFAFLQPKNTIGGDFFWVVEIGQFKVAAVVDCTGHGVPGGFMSILGINFMNDIVVRNKILDAAQVLQEMRHRIIEALHQSELTLYSNDGMDMSLCIFDTKTNIIDFASANGKALLYKQNNEESFETLAVDRMPVCYYVRNEPFSSIKIKVDPGDILFMYTDGITDQYGGDGRQRKLGKDLLQEMLIQVLNTAPSKQEKLVSQLVNNYKGSNIQYDDMLLLSIPF, encoded by the coding sequence ATGATACAACGACTACTTGCAATTTCATTACTGCTGCTGGTTAGTGCCAATCTTTCGGCTCAACCGGTAAGCGATTTCCTGAAGCAGCAACTTCAAATAACCCCACACAAAAAACAGCTATCGCTACTCTTAGAAATTTCCTTAAAAGAGCGGCTTTCCGGAAGCATGGATACAGCCATTTGCTATGCTGAAGCGGCCTTTGAATTAGCAGAATCAATGGATTCACTGCATCGAATGGGAACGGCGCTCAACAGTTTAGGTGCATGCTATTCTAGAAAAGGGTTGGTTAAACTTGCTCTAGACAATTACTCCCAAGCATTAGAAATTCAGGAAAAGTTAGACGATCAAAAAGGCCTCCAGATCTCCTATAATGGTATGGGGGTTTTGTTTCTAAATAACGGGAATTCCGACAAGGCCCTTAATTTTCTGCACAAGGGTTTAGAAATTAGTAAGAAAATTAAAGATAGCGTAATGGTAGCCATGCAGCTCTACAACATAGGGCTGATAAGCTACTCGAGTGAGGAATACGACAATGCCCTTGCCAAGTTTGAGGAAGCCCTTCGCTACGGAAAAACGCCCAAAGCCAAGCGAACCGTGGCATACATTATGGGAACACAGGGAAGTATATTATCGGAAAAACAATTCTACAAAACGGCATTGAGTTTCTTCGAACGAAGCCAAAAGTTGATGCTGGAACTAAATGAATCAATTGGTATTTCCTCCAACTATCAGAGCATGGGGAAAGTATACCTGCAATTAAAAGACTACCCGAAGGCACTACAAATGAATAAGGAAGCACTAAAAATTAGGGAAAAGAGTGGCTACACAATAGGGATGATTAACTCATATAATAACCTGTCGACCATACTTATTGACATGGGCAACTATTCCGAAGCGCGAATCTATGCCATAAAAGCGTATGACCTTTCAACTCGGCTGCAACAAGGTGATTCAAAGGTAACAGCCATTGAAAACTTATTCTATATCGAATCGCAAGAAGGAAATTGCAAAAAAGCCCTGAACTACTATCACCAAATGGCACAGCTCAAGGATAGTCTCAGCACCGAGAAGACCACCCGAAACAGAATTCAAATCGAGTTGAACTACGACTTCGACAGAAAGTTGAAATTAAGGAAGTTGGAGCAAGAACAAAAAGACATGCTCACTGCCGAAAGAATAAAAAACGAGAAGCAATTATCCTATATCCTTGTGGGGTTGGAGTTTCTCTCAATAGCCTTTGCGCTGTTTTTCTTGCTCAACTCACGGCGCCGTCGCCGAGATAATCTGCGCCTTATGAGGCAGCAGGAAGAAATTCTAAATCAGAAGCAGAAATTAGAGATGCAGCATCACCATGCACTCATTCAGCAAAAGGAGATAAACGACTCCATTTGCTACGCCCAGCGTATTCAGAATGCCCTTTTTCCACAAAGCACACCCTGCAAAACGTTTCCGGGAGCTTTCGCCTTTTTACAACCAAAAAACACGATTGGAGGGGACTTTTTCTGGGTGGTTGAGATCGGGCAATTCAAAGTTGCAGCCGTAGTCGACTGTACCGGACATGGGGTTCCTGGTGGGTTTATGAGCATCTTGGGCATTAACTTCATGAACGATATCGTTGTCCGGAATAAAATTCTTGATGCCGCTCAAGTTCTGCAGGAAATGCGCCACAGAATAATTGAGGCACTCCATCAATCGGAACTTACTCTTTACTCCAACGACGGCATGGATATGTCTCTTTGCATCTTCGACACCAAAACCAACATTATCGATTTTGCATCCGCTAATGGAAAAGCCCTTCTTTATAAACAGAATAATGAAGAGTCTTTTGAAACCCTAGCCGTAGACAGAATGCCCGTTTGCTACTATGTGCGAAACGAACCTTTCTCCTCCATTAAGATAAAGGTTGACCCTGGAGATATTCTATTTATGTATACCGATGGGATTACCGATCAATATGGAGGTGATGGGCGGCAACGAAAATTAGGCAAAGACCTCCTCCAAGAAATGCTTATTCAGGTTCTGAATACAGCTCCTTCGAAACAAGAAAAATTAGTAAGCCAACTGGTAAATAACTACAAGGGGAGTAATATACAGTACGACGACATGCTACTACTCAGCATTCCATTTTAG
- a CDS encoding glycyl-radical enzyme activating protein: MKEDTIISYFNISWLSEFDGPGKRIVVYLQGCQLDCAWCHSPQSQPSKSPLLFFNQFCIGCHRCESACKNNGHIFVNGGHFINRQHCTGCGSCVEACPNSSCNRNTGALQLPTKKVEVSSLFKMLKPQLELVKNSGGITFSGGEPLLQSGALAMLAKLCKDMGIHTAVETSGIVEIADADKLLPYVDTWLVGFRLHQGINKEPSPEMESITYKFLSHISKKEGIEIIGRIPVIPGYTNNDDYLTKVKELMDEFPVNRLELLPHNPESAHYYKAMGIKPIIPYNKELAESTYRYMKESLEIAILS; encoded by the coding sequence ATGAAAGAAGACACAATCATCTCTTACTTCAACATTTCTTGGCTTTCAGAATTTGATGGACCGGGAAAAAGAATCGTTGTTTACCTTCAAGGATGCCAATTGGATTGTGCTTGGTGTCATTCACCCCAATCTCAGCCATCAAAAAGTCCGCTACTATTCTTCAATCAGTTTTGCATTGGATGCCATCGATGTGAATCGGCCTGTAAAAATAATGGACATATCTTTGTAAATGGAGGTCACTTCATCAACCGACAACACTGCACCGGTTGTGGCAGCTGCGTTGAAGCATGCCCCAACTCCTCCTGCAACCGAAACACTGGTGCCCTGCAATTACCAACAAAGAAGGTAGAGGTATCCTCGCTCTTTAAAATGCTCAAACCACAACTTGAGTTGGTAAAGAATTCCGGTGGCATTACGTTTAGTGGAGGCGAACCATTGCTTCAGTCTGGAGCGTTAGCAATGCTGGCCAAACTATGTAAGGACATGGGCATTCATACCGCCGTGGAAACCTCGGGAATAGTTGAAATTGCTGATGCAGATAAGCTTCTTCCGTATGTTGATACCTGGCTGGTTGGTTTTCGGTTGCATCAGGGAATCAACAAGGAGCCATCGCCAGAAATGGAAAGCATTACCTACAAATTTCTCTCGCACATTTCTAAAAAAGAGGGCATCGAAATCATTGGGCGAATCCCGGTTATACCCGGTTATACCAACAACGACGATTACCTCACAAAGGTAAAAGAGTTAATGGACGAATTCCCCGTAAATAGGTTAGAATTACTTCCACATAATCCAGAAAGTGCCCATTACTACAAGGCCATGGGAATAAAACCAATAATCCCCTACAATAAAGAGCTCGCCGAATCGACCTACCGATACATGAAAGAATCTCTCGAAATCGCTATCCTTTCGTAA
- a CDS encoding pyruvate formate lyase family protein: MQQKISPRIENLRNRLMLRAFSDRSGEWINKQKLPDIAVLHPNEHVIVRRAYAIDAMLVAICDAKKFGNAHTFELEEGDLLAGTIPMGSNGLGKVFPNYLTTEELRIGSITNKTEMALLGHNSINYEKLLKHGLKHIIHFCEEKLKPKLRGSIEDAYDKDAFYTSVIISCQAVIDYAHRFAALAKKNADSCTDPTRKLELLEISRICNKVPEQPAETFYEAIHSIWLMHCSLHSTMDFMSLGRLDQVLNPYLKNEPNKEFARELMENFIIKAAGRINLTTQYLEKQDHMDYNAALGIHSYYIDQRAAINNFLQNVIIGGKLPNGKDATNPCTYLILDAFRNVNLSTPGIYVRLHKDSPTELFQAVSDALKETKNLPSILNDDVMIPAMFSALADREKNTTKLKKYQELANDYCVDGCWEPILNGLSEWTFGMINGLTILECTLNKGATLNPNPSLLRGQKLSIDTGSLTSFANLKTALTEQIQFFVDQSALAMYLYYMTTEFVVPSPLVSALFGTCLEKGRDKSWGGAEYNLGGTIVGGVPDMVNTIAAIKKWVFDKEKYQMQDVINALKYNFKPIDSHNILTKNLYESIQIDFNTNSPQFGNTSDVEDITKFILDEVYKAVKKSKLLADKVFLDEKGDSDPQIWALRAIAGYYGKSLQSTLPEFDLKFTVGFGTFEQYNWQGAGNAASAGRSAGAPLAPNFTPTSGTWHTPAAYLLESFERLNLDRFAAGIITDVCLESDALLEDFLRIFINKRGGMLTITIASTQYQEIYEIAKTISHLEQPTVAAEKLLKYADIVVRVGGWNAPFITLPLSHMENYVNRPVTPLS, translated from the coding sequence ATGCAACAAAAAATCAGCCCAAGAATTGAGAACCTAAGAAACAGATTAATGCTCCGTGCATTTTCCGATCGTTCAGGAGAATGGATCAACAAGCAGAAACTACCCGACATTGCCGTGCTGCACCCCAACGAGCATGTTATTGTGCGCCGGGCATATGCTATTGATGCGATGCTCGTAGCTATTTGCGATGCTAAAAAGTTTGGAAACGCCCACACCTTCGAACTCGAAGAGGGCGATCTACTGGCGGGAACCATTCCCATGGGATCAAATGGGCTTGGAAAGGTTTTTCCCAACTACCTAACTACTGAAGAGTTAAGAATTGGATCAATCACCAACAAAACTGAAATGGCCCTGCTCGGCCATAACTCTATCAACTACGAAAAGTTACTAAAACACGGTCTTAAGCACATTATCCACTTCTGCGAGGAGAAGCTAAAACCAAAACTGCGTGGAAGCATTGAAGATGCCTACGACAAGGATGCTTTTTACACCTCGGTGATCATTTCCTGTCAGGCGGTAATAGACTACGCACACCGATTTGCAGCCCTTGCAAAGAAAAATGCCGACAGCTGCACCGACCCAACGCGCAAGCTGGAGCTGCTGGAGATATCGCGCATTTGCAATAAGGTGCCTGAGCAACCTGCCGAAACATTCTACGAAGCTATCCATAGCATTTGGCTTATGCATTGCAGCCTCCATTCTACCATGGATTTTATGTCACTTGGGCGGCTCGATCAAGTTCTAAATCCCTATCTTAAGAACGAGCCCAACAAGGAGTTTGCCCGCGAACTAATGGAGAATTTCATTATAAAAGCGGCCGGACGAATTAACCTTACAACCCAGTATCTGGAAAAACAAGATCACATGGATTATAACGCAGCCCTAGGTATCCACTCCTACTATATAGATCAACGGGCCGCAATAAATAACTTCCTCCAGAATGTGATCATTGGAGGCAAATTACCCAATGGAAAAGATGCCACCAACCCTTGCACCTACTTAATACTAGATGCGTTTCGCAACGTAAATCTATCCACTCCTGGAATTTATGTCAGGCTGCATAAGGATAGTCCAACGGAACTATTTCAGGCAGTTAGTGATGCGTTGAAGGAGACAAAGAATCTTCCATCAATCCTCAACGATGATGTAATGATTCCTGCCATGTTCAGCGCACTCGCGGATAGGGAAAAGAATACGACTAAGCTAAAAAAATATCAAGAACTGGCCAATGACTACTGTGTAGATGGCTGTTGGGAACCAATTCTCAACGGACTTAGCGAGTGGACATTCGGCATGATAAACGGGCTGACCATACTCGAGTGCACCCTAAATAAAGGTGCAACACTGAACCCCAACCCATCACTGCTGCGGGGGCAAAAATTGAGCATCGACACCGGCTCGCTAACGAGTTTTGCCAACCTAAAAACAGCCCTAACTGAGCAAATACAGTTCTTTGTGGACCAATCGGCTCTGGCCATGTATCTTTACTACATGACTACCGAGTTTGTGGTTCCATCGCCATTGGTTTCGGCTCTCTTTGGAACCTGCCTCGAAAAAGGACGCGACAAATCGTGGGGCGGTGCCGAATACAACCTTGGTGGAACCATAGTAGGCGGGGTTCCCGACATGGTGAATACCATTGCCGCTATTAAGAAATGGGTTTTTGACAAGGAAAAATATCAGATGCAAGATGTAATCAATGCCCTCAAATACAATTTCAAACCCATCGATTCACACAACATCTTAACCAAGAATTTATACGAATCTATTCAGATCGACTTTAACACCAATAGCCCGCAATTTGGTAATACCAGCGATGTAGAGGATATCACAAAGTTTATTCTCGATGAAGTCTACAAAGCGGTTAAAAAATCAAAACTATTAGCAGACAAGGTATTCCTAGATGAAAAAGGCGATAGCGATCCTCAAATATGGGCGTTAAGGGCGATTGCCGGATATTACGGAAAATCACTTCAATCCACCCTGCCTGAATTTGACCTGAAATTCACCGTTGGCTTTGGCACCTTTGAACAGTATAACTGGCAAGGAGCCGGCAACGCAGCCTCCGCTGGTAGAAGCGCTGGAGCACCTTTGGCACCCAACTTCACGCCTACATCTGGAACATGGCATACCCCAGCTGCCTATTTGCTTGAATCGTTTGAGAGGTTAAACCTCGATAGGTTTGCAGCCGGTATCATTACCGATGTTTGCCTCGAGAGTGATGCACTCCTCGAAGATTTCCTACGGATATTTATTAATAAAAGAGGCGGAATGCTCACCATCACCATCGCCTCAACCCAATATCAGGAAATCTATGAAATTGCAAAAACTATAAGTCATCTCGAACAACCAACGGTTGCAGCCGAAAAGTTGCTCAAGTATGCCGACATAGTGGTTCGCGTAGGTGGATGGAATGCTCCATTTATAACACTCCCGCTTTCGCATATGGAAAACTATGTCAATCGCCCTGTAACACCCCTAAGTTAA
- a CDS encoding haloacid dehalogenase-like hydrolase: protein MKNHKLSVLLFAAIVTLLTPGCTQKADNTDPLPSWKQTEMKKSITDYVAVAVEKIPIEDRIAVFDLDGTLACETPLWGEMYCAVANLNLQSEKNPTLLNDTAYKYAKALGINPADTSITNHWAGKNFNYVDSMVWKAFAGVDNEKYVEFCKNYLGTAKSIDYKMPLAKMFYQPMVELLNFLKANDFTVYVVSGSMQGMLWGLCPDQIGFDRAHLIGTWQQMSPVYTSNSNTQFILQNSIYSPKDDKNGKSLNIYHQIGKTPVFAFGNTTGDFGMFHLTSTSTYPHAAYLLNHDDTTREYAYPPYHGTADLGWRDSLTNNGWNLVNMKENFETVWMK, encoded by the coding sequence ATGAAAAATCACAAGCTATCAGTGCTGCTTTTTGCTGCAATAGTTACGCTTCTTACCCCAGGTTGCACCCAGAAAGCCGACAATACCGATCCGCTTCCATCGTGGAAGCAAACCGAGATGAAGAAATCGATCACCGACTACGTTGCCGTAGCAGTTGAGAAAATACCGATTGAAGATCGTATTGCCGTATTCGATTTGGATGGAACCCTTGCCTGTGAAACGCCGCTATGGGGCGAAATGTATTGCGCCGTAGCCAATCTTAATTTGCAAAGCGAAAAAAATCCTACGCTGCTAAACGATACCGCGTATAAGTATGCCAAAGCGCTGGGTATAAACCCAGCCGACACATCCATTACCAACCACTGGGCGGGAAAGAACTTCAACTATGTTGACTCCATGGTGTGGAAAGCCTTTGCCGGAGTAGACAACGAGAAATACGTGGAGTTCTGCAAAAACTATCTCGGTACAGCCAAGAGTATAGACTATAAAATGCCGCTGGCCAAAATGTTCTACCAACCAATGGTTGAGCTGCTCAATTTCTTAAAGGCAAACGACTTTACCGTTTACGTGGTATCGGGTTCGATGCAGGGAATGCTGTGGGGGCTTTGTCCGGATCAAATTGGCTTCGACCGCGCCCACCTTATTGGCACCTGGCAGCAGATGAGTCCGGTATATACCTCAAACAGCAATACCCAGTTCATCCTTCAAAACAGTATATACTCGCCCAAGGACGATAAGAATGGGAAATCGCTAAACATCTACCACCAGATAGGGAAAACACCCGTGTTTGCGTTTGGCAACACCACCGGCGACTTTGGCATGTTTCACCTAACCTCTACCAGCACGTATCCACACGCGGCCTACCTGCTCAACCACGACGATACCACACGCGAGTATGCCTACCCTCCATACCACGGAACCGCTGATTTGGGCTGGCGCGATTCGCTAACCAACAACGGTTGGAACCTGGTAAACATGAAGGAGAACTTCGAAACCGTTTGGATGAAATAG